In Lolium perenne isolate Kyuss_39 chromosome 5, Kyuss_2.0, whole genome shotgun sequence, the sequence TTTCGTTGGGCTGTTGTGCCAAGGACACGACGCCTTGGCTTGGGAGTCACGGGCTGAATCGAGACGACCGACCACGTCCGAAACCCAGGTTGGATTGTTTCTACACCTTTTTCATTTACTCTTTGTTCGACGCTGAATTGTTTCAGCTGTCAGACATTATAATCGCCAAAAATAATTTGTATATAGAAGCTTGATTGTCTGTTCAAACACTAGAACGgttacgtctttccttcctgttaCGTACTTCCCTGCCTATTCAATTCCATTTCATTCCATCCCATGTAATTTTTTTAGAAATAAGGATTGTAGATATATAGAATTGGCATATCTAGCTTAGGTCGGTAGCACATTATAAGCAATGCAATAATCATGAAGACAAAGTAAAATATTATTTCCCATGATATGTATGCTGCAAAAAAAAATTATTTCTATGACATATATTGCATTTATAGAGCAAACCGCTAAATGGTTTAGCTTCCGCTATAGCACCGCTATAGCTTCAATAGCTTCTGGACGAGGTGTCCGCTAAATCAAATAGCccgctatttttttccttggttTTAACTCATTCAGATGTGACAGTTGAGGTTAAACCAACTGGTATTTTTTCCTTCTGACATCATATCAACTGATCTTGTCATGGCTCCTTCTGTTTTGTGGTGTGAAATCAACATGACGTGTGAAAAATGAGAAGAAAACAATTTAGTGAGTTGATGTAAAACGAGAGAAATTCAATGTATGTTTTCTACGGAGGCTAGCTACGCAAACAATTATAGTACCTTATATAGTACACGCAGGTTACCGTCTCATAAGTTCTTAAATGATATCTTTGCGCCGGCCATCTTTTGTTAAGTCTCATGTGCTGGATGTGCTCTCGTTTGGCACTTTTGTCAAGTCTCTTGTAATACCATCAGCGATTAAGTCCAAAAGTTATGTTAATTTTTAAGTTCAGATAAGTCATAACATCGATGACTTAATGAAGTACAGATTGTAAAATATATATTGGAGTGTAACCAGAATATAGAGGATTTGTAATACCTGCTGGTTGGTTGGTGGCGTAGTTGTGATACTAGTGATGGTCCCTTTCAGAAATCCAACTGCATTGAAAAGATTAGTCTTGATCTTTTCCTAAGAATATAAACAAGAAATCTGCCTTCCTGAAAATTAGTACAGAGTAaaaaattgcttcatgtttgacAAATTAACAAttgaaagtcaagcatgcatgtacgACTTAAAAAAAAATGCTTCATGTTCGCAGTCTTGGAAGTGCTGTCGTATGGACACTGACAAACCAAGGATACAAGAAGTAGCCACGATAAGTACACACTAATCAGTCGATCAATGATTGAGGAATAAGAACTATAAAATTAGGAATCCTCCAAAAGGGACTGATGCTTCGATTGAATTCTTGGAATGAATTATTCATCAAAATGTATTCCATGAAATTTTACAACTAGATGGTCTTTGTCTTGGCAATATAATGAATGTGTTAGCTGATGTAATACTAGCTCTTGGATAACAAGTCAATGACAGAATATGCCTTGTTCCTTTCAACATGTTGCATAATCCATCAATTCAGACGGCATCCAGTGTATGCATTCTTGTTACAGTACAGAGTGCAATTTTGACTTGTGTTCCTGCATCTTGACACTGAAGAAGATAATCTAGCACTAACTGAACCCCGGATCATCATTCTCTAGGCTCCCGTCCAAGCTTCAATTGGGTCTATGCGAGCCAACCATCAGGAGTAAAGCTTAAGTGCTACACAAAATCAATTTGATGGGATCGACAGTTTCAAGATGCATTCACTACAAGATAAGGAAAACTGGGAGAATTAGTCACCAGTAGTATACAGAAACAGAAGCAACAAATGGTGGCAACCACATACTACTAGTCCGCAATACACCAAGAACGCATTCACTACAAGATAAGGAAAACTGGGAGAATTAGTCACCAGTGGTATACAGAAACAGAAGCAACAAATGTTGGCAACCACATACTACTAGTCCGCAATACACCAAGAACAGCTACTAAAGTACATGCATGTAAGGCTTTTCGTAACTACAACGTTGCATACAGTTGTTATGAGCTAGAATCAATTGATCCTGGCCCTCTATTGTTGAGGAAGCCATCAATTCTGCTCCTCTCTTGTTGAAGGGGCCATCCCTGCTGATGGGCTGTCCGCAAAGTATTCTGGGTGTTTCAGGTTAACACCATGCTGCAAGAAAAAAACACATAACAACAGATCACTTATGTTTGGAACGCGAGTCAGATATGTTTCCTCATAAAAATGCATCAGATGATTTTTATAAGGATATGGTGCTTGTGGGTGATTAGTCAGCTAAGCCGAAACAGGGTTACCGACTGCAACAGAGGGTAGCATATACTCCCTTCATCCTAAGGCGTCTAAGGTATTTGGCATGAAAATTAGCGCACACTAATCTGAACAGATTTGCCCCTGCATGGTCTGATTAGTGATACCACTTAGGAGATTGTGATCATAACTATCATGATCCTTCCATTAATGTGAATAGAATACTGTCGATGGAACCATCGCGGGCGCACACGGCGACGTGGTCATGCTGGCCGTGTCGTAGCTGGGTGTGGTGACTGGTGACGCGCTGGGCGTGGCATTGCTGGACGTGGTGATGCTAGTCCCGGTAAGTAAATTCAGTCGACTTATGTTCTTTGGACGAGAGAACGTCGCCGTCACGAAAGTCGTCCGAGTTGTCGTCGTCGCCGACATACTCCGCAATCTCTTCATCGTTTAGGCATGCCAACTAGTCCGACGGCCCTTCCTTGCTCACCATGGAGACAAGGTGTGCGTGTTTTTTTTAGTTCAGACTTCAGAGATGGATCGGATGAGACGTCTGTTATGTACAACATCTCCTTCCATTACGAAACTGGTCGTTCGCATGTACGAATCATAAAATCTACTAGCATCTCCTTTGTTTAGGAAACTCATCGTTGTCTGCACGCACGAAGCTGATTTTGTGGAGCGGAGATGGCGCTAGAGCTGCATGCAGGCGAGGGTTGAAAgggaagaaacaaagaaaaattgcttacacgccttacattttgggaaaaATAAAGAGTGCTTGCACGCCTTACatattgggacggagggagtacttggtTAGTCTGTTTACTAACATCGATGAGGTGCTGGTAACAAATACTCACACATGCACACATGCACGCACACGCACAGAGAGAACAAAGTTCTAAAGTAGAGGTAtgtcgcccttgcaccagcatttcCAGTGAAAATAAGAGTTCTTATAACAAAACTTTAAAAAAATCAGGGAATGTCTAGCGAAGGAAATTTCCTCTGTCAAGATCTTGAGCAATATGATATATTGCATATGTCTTTTTGTGTGGGGTTTGGGTTGAAAGAAGATTGATTCTGAATCTTTTGGATCCCAAACTATGCCATCTGTGACTACTTGCATCAAACTAAAGATATCTAGAACACGATTACTGGCGAAGGTAGCAAACTAGTAACCCACAAAGTAGTGGACAGAAGACATCAAGGGCGGAGCACCTTTGAGGAACTGTGCTACGACCCCACCCCTTCAAAGAGTGCAAATTTTATTCTGGGCATACTCTGCATCGGCCATCTTTTCTTTGCTAGTTGTGAATCGAGCGCAAGGGAGCAACGAGAAAGAGGTCTCAGCGCACTGGGTGGATGGTGTATTGGTGTCAGTTCGTTGGATGTGTGACAAGATGGGCCTGCCGGGCAGTGCACAAATCAAATAGCAATCCGttagcttttttttttcttgggGTTAGCCCATCTTTATTGTTAGTATAGAAACAAAAGCTGCTTATATGCCAATTCCTATGTAATTCAAGAAATCGATGATGGCCATCAGTGGATCTTGGCTAAAACACTATTTTTCCTCTCTTACTTGCTAGGACAATTCCTACGTAAATTAAGAAATTAAGTGCATTTTCAAGCTCGAAAATCATTTGTTGTTGTCACAATGGAACTTGAAAATGTAGCAAAATTTGCGGTGAAGAGTTGAATTTCTCCACCGCTCTGCTTTTGGTCACCCTCTGTCACCGGAAAACATATTGTCTTCTTAAAATAAAACCTCGTGGGAAACTGGATAATAATATTGTAACCCGGTCTAACAATTGCCGAATTGCTTGCAAAAAAATGGTTTTGTCTGGCTTAGGATAAGAACAGGAGAATTCTCACTAAAAAATGATCTGAAAATGCGTTGTTGGATTGGAAATATGGGGATTGCTTCTTCTGCTCACATCATCCTTAGTGGTTGCATTATACATGTGTTACTTGGACTTGGGAGGTGGACATGATTTTAACCTCTGTAGTATCATTCACATTGCCTTTATTTTTACTGCTTTTCAAATTAGGGTGACAATTCTTCCATCTTCAATacagaaaacataaaaaaaattacCTCTCATAGCTTTGTACACTTTGGCGGCTTTGAAGCGTGTTCCATAACAGTAGATGGCATGTGTAGTTTGTTCTTATACATATAAATGGCTTATAACTCAATGTTTGTGCACTGTAATCAGTAAGGTGTCCAAAACATCGCTAGAAGGCAAATCTATAAGAAATCATGATGTCTGTTAGACATTTAAGTGTCGGCTGTCACCCAATCCAGCTGTGGTTAAATGCTGATTTCGTCTATGGTGTCTTTGTTCTGGTAAGATGTTCCTAGCAGCTACTGACTGTTGAATCTGTCCATATGAATGTTGGTGAGCTGTGAGAAGCTTGGAACATATGACATATCTGATTTTTGCCCCTAATAAATGACTAACATAAAGCAATCCTCTTGGTCTAAGAGGGTCAACTAAAGCCATTTATCAGCAGCAAATTTCAACAGGTTTATCAGTAAAGGGATTCAACTGCTAAGAGAAGTAATTTGCTAATCATTATTCTGTGTCCAAAAAGAATAATGTGTGTTTGAAACATGAGAAAAAAGGTTGTCTGCTATTGTGCAAAAATAAAAAGTCAGGTGTAATAGAGAAATGGTTTACCTCACGCAAGGCTTTAGAAAGATCATCCATTGTCAACACAAGACGTCTATCCTGAAGTACAATAAAGGATTGCCATCAGCAAGCACTAAGCAGTAAGAATGGATGCAAGATCTCATGCAAGAACTAACATGGATATTTTAGCTAAGAAATGAATTCACCTTGGGTTgtttgcttttgttatctttgatAGGTGCTGCAACCCTGGCTTTGCAGTGCCTAATTCAAGGTAAAGAATAGTGCGATGTCAACTTATTGTGCAAGAGATACTGCAATCGCTATGAGTTATGACGTGCTCACAGCAATAAACAAGTTGCAATAAGGTGAATAAAAAGATAGTGAGATTGTGGATTTACGTACTGAAGAGAGTCACTTGCAACGTCTGAAATGAATTTTTGAGTAGCTACAGCAACCAGCCTTGTTCTGCAGAAGCACGAAATTAGGAGACGCAAATATAACACGAAATATTCAGTTTTTAAGATGATCCTGAGTAGCAAAGGGATCCCAGCTCAACCACCGATCCAGCCATTTAAGTCCTCTCGAGGGGGAAATTGGAGGTGTAAGGAGTACTCA encodes:
- the LOC127301488 gene encoding transcription initiation factor TFIID subunit 10, encoding MMGSNSGGGGGGGGGMTPGMGSPRAGGSDGRHDDEAVLTEFLSSLMDYSPTIPDELVEHYLGRSGFHCPDVRLTRLVAVATQKFISDVASDSLQHCKARVAAPIKDNKSKQPKDRRLVLTMDDLSKALREHGVNLKHPEYFADSPSAGMAPSTREEQN